A stretch of Nonomuraea africana DNA encodes these proteins:
- a CDS encoding flavin reductase family protein — MTDTLPDRTVNAEHYRRALAVHAAGVVVITAQSEGIPVGLTATSFSSVSLDPPLVSFYVDQSSTTWPWLRSADHFAVNVLASGQAELAARFARKDIDRFAEPTRWRPGPLGAPLLQDVSAHLICLPHETLDVGDHVLVVGLVAEANVHDPGRPLLYHQGRFGRFIAL; from the coding sequence ATGACGGACACCCTGCCGGACCGTACGGTGAACGCGGAACACTATCGCCGGGCTCTCGCGGTGCACGCCGCGGGCGTCGTGGTGATCACCGCGCAGAGCGAGGGCATCCCTGTGGGTCTGACCGCGACGTCCTTCTCCTCGGTCAGCCTCGACCCCCCTCTGGTCTCCTTCTACGTCGACCAGAGCTCCACCACGTGGCCCTGGCTGCGGTCGGCGGACCACTTCGCGGTCAACGTCCTGGCCAGCGGTCAGGCCGAGCTGGCCGCCAGGTTCGCGCGCAAGGACATCGACAGGTTCGCCGAGCCCACCAGGTGGCGGCCGGGGCCGCTCGGGGCACCGCTGCTCCAGGACGTCTCGGCGCACCTGATCTGCCTGCCCCACGAGACGCTCGACGTCGGTGACCACGTCCTCGTCGTGGGGCTGGTCGCCGAGGCGAACGTGCACGACCCGGGCCGTCCCCTTCTCTACCACCAGGGCAGGTTCGGCCGCTTCATCGCCCTCTGA
- a CDS encoding M14 family zinc carboxypeptidase → MRMRHGFAAILSGVLCLTGLPATADPGHQPGGPCIQDNQNVSLSSVANYADVVQGLDRIVRTSKGLVTVHNAGRSGEGRDLLYATVGHGPDVFWLQARIHGNELHSTESALQMLDHLASGDPDARLIRERMTVIVIPMYNPDGAEANIRQSTTPARVDLNRDWENFAQPESRAWYAVWAAKRPRLALDLHHMGTAPVVNGTDELNQFQIGVRPIDPSRMTAAQWLTNRQMSMVSVKALDGFGQTHVARYPDIDITNAVFSRMLLGGPGPDGSRPGFTTQGAIFYEVRSVGQKSNGYLERLFTVPAMALLTSVARGELSGTDVSGVDAVPRATQGPCGV, encoded by the coding sequence ATGCGCATGCGTCACGGATTCGCCGCGATTCTGTCCGGCGTCCTCTGCCTGACAGGCCTCCCGGCGACAGCCGACCCCGGCCACCAGCCAGGCGGACCCTGCATCCAGGACAACCAGAACGTGAGCCTCAGCAGCGTCGCCAACTACGCCGACGTGGTGCAGGGCCTGGACCGCATCGTCCGCACCAGCAAGGGCCTGGTCACCGTCCACAACGCCGGGCGGTCGGGCGAGGGACGCGACCTGTTGTACGCCACAGTCGGCCACGGACCGGACGTGTTCTGGCTGCAGGCGCGCATCCACGGCAACGAACTGCACTCCACCGAGTCCGCCCTGCAGATGCTCGACCACCTGGCCTCCGGTGACCCCGACGCCCGGCTCATCAGGGAGCGGATGACCGTGATCGTCATCCCGATGTACAACCCCGACGGTGCCGAGGCCAACATCCGGCAGAGCACCACCCCGGCCCGCGTCGACCTCAACAGGGACTGGGAGAACTTCGCGCAGCCCGAATCCCGCGCCTGGTACGCCGTCTGGGCCGCCAAGCGCCCCCGCCTCGCGCTCGACCTGCACCACATGGGCACGGCGCCGGTGGTCAACGGCACGGACGAGCTCAACCAGTTCCAGATCGGTGTCCGCCCGATCGACCCCAGCCGCATGACGGCGGCGCAGTGGCTCACGAACCGGCAGATGTCCATGGTGTCGGTGAAGGCGCTGGACGGCTTCGGGCAGACGCACGTCGCCCGCTACCCCGACATCGACATCACCAACGCCGTGTTCTCCCGCATGCTGCTCGGCGGGCCCGGGCCTGACGGATCCCGTCCAGGCTTCACCACGCAGGGCGCCATCTTCTACGAGGTCCGTTCCGTCGGCCAGAAGAGTAACGGCTACCTGGAGCGGCTGTTCACCGTCCCGGCCATGGCGCTGCTCACCTCGGTGGCACGAGGCGAGCTGTCCGGCACCGACGTCTCCGGCGTCGACGCCGTCCCTCGCGCCACCCAGGGCCCGTGCGGCGTGTGA
- a CDS encoding S41 family peptidase, with protein MTDDMTRPSKTRGWLAAVPVCLGTVVALGACAPAQAVPARTAPARTAPASTAPASTAPAGTAPACAEPTGRPQPRPVTATTISTVEQVYHCLFKHYYGGEKLDSRRLLTAAFAGLARELHRRGRDLPEAAMPALSGQRQSDWAAFSAVHTRVIDQMAGDDLRQHLAAATINGMVDSLGDNHARWVRPEGGVDRRPGTEFGLGFDTSPFAGVVTGAPQQTTPPLHVTVVRGGPAADKGLRPGDIIRSVNGAPPFVGGILSVGAVRPLFQSRPGDQVELRLHRPATGRTWTVTMKPAGYRPNPKTTPMVTAKALKGGVAYARVAAFGPRVADTARKAISDLGKGKKQRGVVLDLRGNTGGIPGEVNRLLGAFAHGKITAYHCDADERCAADRTDDSVALLNLPLVVLVDRDCASACDHFVSAVKHHKLGPVVGTRTAGVVSGAGRPLLLDDNSILSLPDRHHRGPDRAVVNGIGVAPDHYVPLTAKDLSTGKDPGLAKALSLLP; from the coding sequence GTGACAGACGACATGACGCGCCCTTCGAAGACCAGGGGATGGCTCGCCGCCGTACCGGTATGCCTCGGCACGGTGGTGGCGCTGGGGGCCTGCGCACCCGCGCAGGCCGTACCGGCCAGAACCGCTCCGGCAAGAACCGCTCCGGCCAGCACCGCTCCGGCCAGCACCGCTCCGGCCGGAACCGCCCCTGCCTGCGCCGAGCCGACCGGACGGCCGCAGCCGCGGCCGGTGACGGCCACCACGATCAGCACCGTCGAGCAGGTGTACCACTGCCTCTTCAAGCACTACTACGGCGGCGAGAAGCTGGACAGCCGGCGGCTGCTGACCGCGGCCTTCGCCGGGCTCGCGCGGGAGCTCCACCGGCGCGGACGCGACCTGCCTGAGGCCGCGATGCCCGCGCTGTCCGGTCAGCGGCAGAGCGACTGGGCGGCGTTCAGCGCTGTCCACACCCGCGTCATCGACCAGATGGCGGGCGACGACCTGCGTCAGCACCTGGCCGCCGCCACGATCAACGGCATGGTGGACAGCCTGGGTGACAACCACGCCCGATGGGTGCGTCCCGAAGGGGGCGTCGACCGCAGACCCGGCACGGAGTTCGGGCTGGGGTTCGACACCTCTCCCTTCGCAGGCGTCGTGACCGGCGCGCCGCAGCAGACGACACCGCCGCTCCACGTCACCGTCGTCCGCGGCGGACCCGCGGCGGACAAGGGCCTGCGTCCAGGCGACATCATCCGGTCGGTCAATGGGGCACCGCCGTTCGTCGGCGGCATCCTGTCCGTCGGCGCCGTGCGGCCGCTCTTCCAGAGCCGGCCAGGCGACCAGGTCGAGCTCAGGCTGCACCGCCCCGCCACCGGCCGCACCTGGACGGTGACCATGAAGCCCGCCGGCTACCGGCCGAACCCGAAGACCACCCCGATGGTGACGGCGAAGGCACTGAAGGGAGGCGTCGCGTACGCCAGGGTGGCCGCCTTCGGACCGCGCGTGGCGGACACGGCCCGCAAGGCGATCTCCGACCTGGGCAAGGGCAAGAAGCAGCGCGGGGTGGTCCTCGACCTGCGCGGCAACACCGGCGGAATCCCCGGCGAGGTCAACAGGCTGCTCGGCGCGTTCGCCCATGGCAAGATCACCGCCTACCACTGCGACGCCGACGAGAGGTGTGCCGCCGACCGCACCGACGACAGCGTGGCGCTGCTGAACCTGCCGCTTGTCGTGCTCGTCGACCGCGACTGCGCCTCGGCGTGCGACCACTTCGTCTCCGCGGTCAAGCACCACAAGCTCGGTCCCGTGGTCGGCACCCGAACCGCCGGAGTCGTCTCAGGCGCGGGCCGGCCGCTCCTGCTCGACGACAACAGCATCCTGTCCCTGCCCGACCGGCATCACCGGGGGCCCGACCGGGCGGTCGTCAACGGGATCGGCGTGGCGCCCGACCACTACGTCCCGCTGACCGCGAAGGACCTCTCCACAGGAAAGGACCCGGGCCTGGCGAAGGCCCTCAGCCTGCTCCCATGA
- a CDS encoding polysaccharide lyase family 8 super-sandwich domain-containing protein: protein MGGYSRRLALRLGGVAAAGAVIPASAARSSAEHIWPESFALLRNRWRDVTVEPYRSRPERLGMTAAGYRDTMAPTRASLWPDLAFPSFDDTPERLLTMARAYAMEGTGLTGDASLAAAVATGLDHYRRRVYTAGRDPVGNWWTWQIGVPKRLLDAAVLIAPHLTERRSRALRDAVDHFVPERRLADYRRTSTGANRVDLCTVMLLRAVLRSDPGKVALAVSALSPVFSYVREGDGFYRDGSFIQHTSVPYQGGYGVVLLSGLATLFAVLRGSPWEITSKVVLDSVERSFAPFVHDGFCMDLVNGRGISRRAYGDYRRGDALGSAILLLSESAPAAERARWRGMVKGWATRSARTDGRFAALVADDTVPALPEPEGHRLLPMSARAVHRRQGWCAGLSMASHRIGHYEHGNGENERGWHTGSGMLYWWAEGHGEQYSDSFWHTVDPYRLPGTTVSMRRLPDGAGKGWGDTCPPARWVGGATDGWYATVGQHLYGLESTMEAFKSWFFLDDTIVCMGAGITSRDGVPVETIVDNRRADGGLTLDAGLAHLEGHGGYVLPTGDGLRTVREYRSGGSASRGYVTLWLDHGVDPRSAAYVYQLMPGASLSRTRARAADPLWARVLANTAGRQGIHVPSLGLTAVNFWNGGAAGGLTASDPCAVLVRERGDGTATLTVSDPRCDLSELAVTWDRPVAGVLDGHPSLAATTTGPRLTLAFERPADLDGGSATVTVRLDGAA, encoded by the coding sequence GTGGGTGGATACTCCAGGCGGTTGGCTCTCCGGCTCGGCGGCGTCGCCGCGGCGGGAGCGGTGATCCCCGCGAGCGCCGCCCGCTCCTCCGCCGAGCACATCTGGCCCGAGTCCTTCGCCCTGCTGCGCAACCGGTGGCGGGACGTGACGGTCGAGCCGTACCGGAGCAGGCCGGAGCGCCTGGGGATGACGGCGGCCGGCTACCGGGACACCATGGCGCCCACCCGCGCGTCGCTCTGGCCCGATCTGGCCTTCCCCTCCTTCGACGACACCCCCGAGCGGCTCCTCACGATGGCCCGCGCGTACGCCATGGAGGGGACCGGACTCACCGGCGACGCGAGCCTGGCGGCGGCCGTCGCCACCGGCCTCGACCACTACCGGCGGCGGGTGTACACCGCGGGCAGGGACCCGGTGGGCAACTGGTGGACCTGGCAGATCGGCGTCCCGAAACGGCTGCTCGACGCGGCCGTGCTGATCGCCCCGCACCTGACGGAGCGGCGGAGCAGGGCGCTGCGCGACGCGGTGGACCACTTCGTGCCCGAGCGCCGCCTGGCCGACTACCGGCGCACCAGCACCGGGGCCAACAGGGTGGACCTGTGCACGGTGATGCTGCTGCGCGCCGTCCTCAGGTCGGACCCGGGGAAGGTGGCGCTGGCGGTCTCGGCGCTGTCGCCCGTCTTCTCCTACGTCAGGGAGGGCGACGGGTTCTACCGCGACGGCTCGTTCATCCAGCACACGTCCGTCCCCTACCAGGGCGGGTACGGCGTGGTGCTGCTGTCGGGACTCGCCACCCTGTTCGCGGTGCTGCGCGGCTCGCCCTGGGAGATCACCAGCAAGGTCGTCCTCGACAGCGTCGAGAGGTCGTTCGCGCCCTTCGTCCACGACGGCTTCTGCATGGACCTGGTCAACGGCCGGGGGATCAGCAGGCGCGCGTACGGCGACTACCGGAGGGGAGACGCCCTCGGCTCGGCCATCCTCCTGCTGAGCGAGTCGGCCCCGGCCGCCGAGCGGGCCCGCTGGCGCGGCATGGTCAAGGGATGGGCGACGCGCAGCGCCCGCACCGACGGCCGGTTCGCCGCACTCGTGGCCGACGACACGGTTCCGGCGCTTCCCGAGCCCGAGGGGCACCGGCTGCTGCCGATGAGCGCCCGTGCCGTCCACCGCAGGCAGGGCTGGTGCGCGGGGCTCAGCATGGCCTCCCACCGGATCGGCCACTACGAGCACGGCAACGGGGAGAACGAACGCGGCTGGCACACCGGCTCGGGCATGCTCTACTGGTGGGCCGAGGGCCACGGCGAGCAGTACTCCGACTCCTTCTGGCACACCGTCGACCCCTACCGCCTGCCCGGCACCACCGTCTCCATGCGGCGGCTGCCCGACGGCGCGGGGAAGGGGTGGGGCGACACCTGCCCGCCGGCCCGCTGGGTGGGCGGCGCCACCGACGGCTGGTACGCGACCGTCGGCCAGCACCTGTACGGCCTCGAGAGCACGATGGAGGCCTTCAAGTCGTGGTTCTTCCTCGACGACACGATCGTCTGCATGGGCGCGGGGATCACCTCCCGAGACGGCGTGCCGGTCGAGACCATCGTCGACAACCGCCGAGCCGACGGGGGCCTCACCCTCGACGCCGGCCTGGCCCATCTGGAGGGGCACGGCGGCTACGTCCTGCCCACCGGCGACGGCCTCCGCACGGTGCGGGAATACCGCTCCGGCGGCTCGGCGAGCAGGGGCTACGTGACCCTCTGGCTGGACCACGGCGTCGATCCCCGCTCGGCCGCGTACGTCTACCAGCTCATGCCGGGCGCCAGCCTGTCGCGGACCAGGGCGCGCGCCGCCGACCCGCTGTGGGCGCGCGTGCTCGCCAACACCGCCGGGCGGCAGGGGATCCACGTGCCGTCGCTGGGGCTCACCGCGGTCAATTTCTGGAACGGCGGAGCCGCCGGCGGCCTGACCGCCTCCGACCCGTGCGCGGTCCTGGTACGGGAGCGCGGCGACGGCACGGCCACGCTGACCGTGTCGGATCCGCGATGCGACCTGAGCGAGCTGGCCGTGACCTGGGACCGGCCCGTGGCCGGGGTGCTCGACGGTCATCCCTCCCTGGCCGCCACCACGACCGGGCCGCGGCTCACCCTGGCCTTCGAGCGGCCGGCCGACCTGGACGGCGGCTCGGCGACGGTCACCGTACGGCTCGACGGAGCCGCCTGA
- a CDS encoding RNA-guided endonuclease InsQ/TnpB family protein, with the protein MAVTLRTNGNIQQQLARTRKGSNRRKRVVAKLGAVMARVRQRRQDFNAQTAAVLVSRYGTVVLEDLKTRNMTSSASGTVETPGGRVRQKAGLNRAILDKGWHGLEIALTGAARYTGTQIVKVNPAYTSQTCAACEHVNPKSRESQAVFRCTACGLVAHADVNAAINIKNAGGQSVSGRGDLAVGRSAKRQPPIGRSRPPAGIPRL; encoded by the coding sequence GTGGCCGTGACCCTCCGCACGAACGGCAACATTCAGCAGCAGCTCGCTCGCACCCGCAAGGGATCGAACCGGCGCAAGCGGGTGGTGGCCAAGCTGGGGGCGGTGATGGCTCGGGTACGGCAACGCCGTCAGGACTTCAACGCCCAGACCGCTGCCGTGCTGGTGTCTCGGTATGGCACGGTCGTGCTGGAAGACTTGAAGACCCGGAACATGACCAGCTCGGCGTCCGGGACCGTCGAGACCCCCGGCGGCAGGGTGAGGCAGAAGGCCGGGCTGAACCGCGCCATCCTGGACAAAGGTTGGCACGGGCTGGAAATCGCCCTGACGGGAGCGGCCCGCTATACGGGCACGCAGATCGTGAAAGTGAATCCGGCGTACACGTCCCAGACGTGCGCGGCCTGCGAGCATGTGAACCCGAAGTCCCGCGAGAGTCAAGCGGTGTTTCGGTGCACGGCCTGCGGCCTGGTCGCGCACGCCGACGTGAACGCCGCCATCAACATCAAGAACGCGGGCGGGCAGTCCGTGTCAGGACGTGGAGACCTCGCCGTTGGGCGGTCTGCGAAACGTCAACCACCAATCGGGCGGTCACGGCCGCCGGCTGGAATCCCCCGGCTTTGA
- the wrbA gene encoding NAD(P)H:quinone oxidoreductase — MNTPVNLSIVYYSSTGTIAAIAQEMAEIAEKAGAEVRLRRVAELAPQSAIDSNPAWAAHAAATADVPIVTADDLVWADAVIMGSPTRFGNISSQLKQFLDTLSGPWSQNLLADKVYSGFTSTGTAHGGHESTLLALYNTFIHLGGVIVPPGYTHPDKWADGNPYGTSHCDRGGTHAVDDITRAAARVQTERVLKFARATKAAASAA; from the coding sequence GTGAACACTCCCGTGAACCTGTCCATCGTCTACTACTCCTCCACGGGGACGATCGCCGCGATCGCCCAGGAAATGGCCGAGATCGCGGAGAAGGCGGGTGCCGAGGTACGCCTGCGCAGGGTGGCCGAGCTCGCCCCGCAGTCCGCCATCGACTCCAACCCCGCCTGGGCCGCCCATGCCGCCGCCACCGCGGACGTCCCCATCGTCACGGCCGACGACCTGGTCTGGGCCGACGCGGTGATCATGGGTTCGCCAACCCGGTTCGGGAACATCTCCTCGCAGCTCAAGCAGTTCCTCGACACGCTGTCAGGGCCGTGGAGCCAGAATCTGCTCGCCGACAAGGTCTACAGCGGCTTCACCTCCACCGGCACCGCGCACGGCGGCCACGAGTCCACGCTGCTGGCGCTGTACAACACCTTCATCCACCTCGGCGGCGTCATCGTCCCGCCGGGCTACACCCACCCCGACAAGTGGGCCGACGGCAACCCGTACGGCACCTCCCACTGCGACAGGGGCGGCACGCACGCCGTGGACGACATCACCCGCGCCGCGGCCCGCGTCCAGACCGAGCGGGTGCTGAAGTTCGCCCGGGCGACGAAGGCCGCCGCGTCCGCCGCATGA
- a CDS encoding TrkH family potassium uptake protein, with translation MSPSGVLLHQRKRLVMRRASAVLERFQHPAQVIVTGFGAAVLLGTALLALPLATTSGQSAGWLAALFTATSAVCVTGLVVVDTETHWSVFGEVVIAALVQIGGLGIMTLATLFTVLVSGRVGLRVRIFAQAETKTVRMVDIRHVVRKVVLFSLACEAVVAVLLTARFAFGYGEPFGRAVYLGVFHAVSSFNNAGFALWSDNLMGFVSDPWICLTIAVAVIVGGLGFPVMFELVRSWRHPGKWSVLTRLTVGITAILLVGGTLVFLATEWHNPRTLGALDDPGKVLAAFFTAVMPRTAGFNSLDIAAMYPSSWLATDLLMFIGGGSAGTAGGIKVTTFGLLAFVIWAEMRGEPEVNIGHRRLPETAQRQAISISLISVALVAVSTYVMLVLTPHTLDQVLFEVVSAFGTTGLSTGITAQTGTAGQVLLVLLMFVGRTGPLTLGSALALKDRTRRYQLPEERVIVG, from the coding sequence GGAAGAGGTTGGTCATGAGGCGGGCGTCAGCCGTACTCGAGCGTTTTCAGCACCCCGCCCAAGTCATCGTCACCGGGTTCGGGGCCGCGGTCCTTCTCGGTACGGCGTTGCTGGCCCTGCCTCTGGCCACCACGTCGGGGCAGTCGGCGGGCTGGCTGGCCGCGCTGTTCACGGCCACGTCGGCGGTCTGCGTGACGGGCCTCGTGGTCGTGGACACCGAGACACACTGGTCCGTCTTCGGCGAGGTGGTGATCGCGGCGCTGGTCCAGATCGGCGGTCTCGGCATCATGACCCTGGCGACGCTGTTCACCGTGCTGGTCTCCGGCCGGGTCGGGCTCCGCGTGCGGATCTTCGCCCAGGCCGAGACCAAGACGGTGCGCATGGTCGACATCAGGCACGTGGTGCGCAAGGTCGTGCTGTTCAGCCTGGCCTGCGAGGCCGTCGTCGCGGTGCTGCTCACCGCCAGGTTCGCCTTCGGGTACGGCGAGCCGTTCGGCAGGGCGGTCTACCTGGGCGTCTTCCACGCCGTCTCGTCGTTCAACAACGCGGGGTTCGCGCTGTGGTCCGACAACCTCATGGGCTTCGTGTCCGACCCGTGGATCTGCCTGACGATCGCCGTGGCGGTGATCGTGGGCGGGCTCGGCTTCCCCGTGATGTTCGAGCTGGTCCGCTCGTGGCGGCACCCGGGCAAGTGGTCCGTCCTCACCAGGCTGACCGTGGGCATCACCGCGATCCTGCTGGTCGGCGGGACCCTGGTGTTCCTGGCCACCGAGTGGCACAACCCCAGGACGCTGGGCGCGCTCGACGACCCGGGCAAGGTGCTCGCCGCCTTCTTCACCGCCGTCATGCCGAGGACGGCCGGCTTCAACAGCCTGGACATCGCGGCGATGTACCCGTCGAGCTGGCTGGCGACCGACCTGCTGATGTTCATCGGCGGCGGCAGCGCGGGGACGGCCGGCGGCATCAAGGTCACCACGTTCGGCCTGCTGGCGTTCGTCATCTGGGCCGAGATGCGCGGCGAGCCCGAGGTGAACATCGGCCACCGCCGCCTGCCCGAGACGGCGCAGCGTCAGGCCATCTCGATCAGCCTGATCAGCGTCGCCCTGGTCGCCGTCTCCACCTACGTGATGCTGGTCCTGACCCCGCACACGCTCGACCAGGTGCTGTTCGAGGTGGTGTCCGCCTTCGGCACGACGGGGCTGTCCACCGGCATCACCGCGCAGACCGGCACGGCGGGCCAGGTGCTGCTGGTTCTGCTCATGTTCGTCGGCAGGACCGGGCCGCTCACCCTCGGCTCGGCCCTGGCGCTCAAGGACCGCACCCGTCGCTACCAGCTCCCCGAGGAGCGAGTCATCGTCGGTTGA